In Fusobacterium canifelinum, a genomic segment contains:
- the efp gene encoding elongation factor P yields the protein MKIAQELRAGSTIKIGNDPFVVLKAEYNKSGRNAAVVKFKMKNLISGNISDAVYKADDKMDDIKLDKVKAIYSYQNGDSYIFSNPETWEEIELKGEDLGDALNYLEEEMPLDVVYYESTAVAVELPTFIEREVTYTEPGLRGDTSGKVMKPARINTGFEVQVPLFVEQGEWIKIDTRTNEYVERVKK from the coding sequence ATGAAAATTGCACAAGAATTAAGAGCAGGGAGTACAATAAAAATTGGAAATGACCCATTTGTAGTATTAAAGGCTGAATATAATAAATCAGGAAGAAATGCTGCAGTAGTTAAGTTTAAAATGAAAAACTTAATTTCAGGAAATATATCAGATGCTGTTTACAAAGCAGATGATAAAATGGATGATATTAAATTAGATAAGGTAAAAGCAATTTATTCTTACCAAAATGGAGATTCTTATATATTCTCTAATCCAGAAACTTGGGAAGAAATAGAATTAAAAGGTGAAGATTTAGGAGATGCTTTAAATTATCTTGAAGAAGAAATGCCATTAGATGTTGTTTATTATGAATCAACAGCTGTTGCAGTTGAATTACCTACTTTCATTGAAAGAGAAGTAACTTATACTGAACCAGGATTAAGAGGAGATACTTCTGGAAAAGTTATGAAGCCTGCAAGAATAAATACCGGATTTGAGGTTCAAGTTCCTTTATTTGTTGAACAAGGGGAATGGATTAAAATAGATACAAGAACAAATGAATATGTTGAAAGAGTAAAAAAATAA
- a CDS encoding MORN repeat-containing protein translates to MNKDLKKFILFLIGSIIVAFAISYSYSAYQSHQQGENIDGVKNTLNFENTHKRVEDVKESGDPQEAWQNQMLEILELLGYSKVDTRPFYKRIYDKLTGKKVYNYIDKTEHETEAGSFEFCNEVLYENLNIKNETVMVEVKDNKIIEKFFDGDKELMQIELTANDDYSSYDQKIYSYITKKTITVKDVLNKDTYLNTKNGIIEYEDGRTIEFTHKNSEMNGPAIETFPNGDKIEFNFVNNKRIGEAEKFYKNGDREIFKYGENNKKNGNSTYYFANGDIEETIYVNGVLQGPAKYIYKDGAVEHYKYKDGKRIED, encoded by the coding sequence GTGAATAAGGATCTAAAGAAGTTTATTCTTTTCCTAATAGGTTCAATTATAGTTGCTTTTGCAATTAGTTATTCTTATTCTGCTTACCAAAGTCATCAACAAGGTGAGAACATAGATGGAGTTAAAAATACTCTTAACTTTGAAAATACTCATAAGAGAGTAGAAGATGTTAAAGAAAGTGGAGATCCTCAAGAAGCATGGCAAAATCAAATGCTGGAAATTTTAGAACTTTTAGGATATTCAAAAGTTGATACAAGACCTTTTTATAAAAGAATATATGATAAACTAACTGGGAAAAAAGTTTATAACTATATTGATAAAACTGAACATGAGACAGAAGCTGGAAGTTTTGAATTTTGTAATGAAGTATTATATGAAAATCTCAACATTAAAAATGAAACTGTAATGGTAGAAGTTAAAGATAATAAAATAATAGAAAAATTTTTTGATGGAGATAAAGAACTTATGCAGATTGAGTTAACAGCAAATGATGATTACAGCTCTTATGATCAGAAAATTTATAGTTATATAACTAAAAAAACAATTACTGTAAAAGATGTCTTAAATAAAGATACTTACTTAAATACTAAAAATGGTATTATAGAATATGAAGATGGAAGGACTATTGAATTTACACACAAAAATAGTGAAATGAATGGACCAGCTATTGAAACTTTTCCTAATGGAGATAAGATAGAATTTAATTTTGTTAATAATAAAAGAATTGGTGAAGCTGAAAAATTCTATAAAAATGGTGATAGAGAAATATTCAAATATGGAGAAAATAATAAAAAAAATGGAAATTCTACATACTACTTTGCAAATGGAGATATAGAAGAAACTATTTATGTAAATGGAGTTTTACAAGGCCCAGCTAAATATATATATAAAGATGGTGCTGTGGAACATTATAAGTATAAAGATGGAAAAAGGATTGAAGATTAA
- a CDS encoding type II toxin-antitoxin system HicB family antitoxin: MATTNYIAVVKQLENGKFLISFPDFEGITTTAETEESIQDVAAGVIKTKLAELKKANVETPEPKKITEVSKDLKDGEFTTYVVVKESFDFKSTMTNLKDKEAVKETAKEMTNKVNDFVNNVPEGKENIFGMAGGALSLLNTLLFAVVTIKVPFFGNYSIGFFKGLSEVSDFSKEAKNAQFILIFSGILFLALAGLLIFSSFSKNKNLLKYSIFGNIAFLVIFYIVLYVKLPGGEASKYISVSYFKILLYIISIGLAYLTLNAFNKKEEKEAVEETAKPLGTVLEKEEEKGE; this comes from the coding sequence ATGGCAACAACAAATTATATTGCAGTAGTTAAACAATTAGAAAATGGAAAATTTTTAATATCTTTTCCAGATTTTGAAGGTATTACTACAACAGCTGAAACTGAAGAAAGTATACAAGATGTAGCAGCAGGAGTTATAAAAACAAAATTGGCTGAATTAAAAAAAGCTAATGTAGAAACACCTGAACCAAAAAAGATAACAGAAGTTTCTAAGGACTTAAAAGATGGTGAATTTACAACTTATGTAGTAGTTAAAGAAAGTTTTGATTTTAAATCTACAATGACTAATCTAAAAGATAAAGAAGCGGTAAAAGAAACAGCTAAAGAAATGACAAATAAAGTCAATGATTTTGTGAATAATGTACCAGAAGGAAAAGAAAATATTTTTGGAATGGCTGGAGGAGCATTATCATTATTAAATACTCTACTTTTTGCAGTAGTAACAATAAAAGTTCCATTTTTTGGTAATTATTCAATAGGATTTTTTAAAGGTTTATCTGAAGTATCTGATTTTAGTAAAGAAGCTAAAAATGCTCAATTTATTTTAATATTTTCAGGAATATTATTTTTAGCTTTAGCAGGACTTTTAATTTTTTCAAGCTTTTCTAAAAATAAAAATCTTTTAAAATATTCTATCTTTGGAAATATAGCTTTCTTAGTAATTTTTTATATAGTTTTATATGTAAAATTGCCTGGTGGAGAAGCAAGTAAATATATTTCTGTATCTTATTTTAAAATATTGTTATATATAATTTCAATAGGATTAGCTTATCTAACTTTAAATGCTTTCAATAAAAAAGAAGAAAAAGAAGCAGTTGAAGAAACTGCAAAACCATTAGGAACTGTACTTGAAAAAGAGGAGGAAAAAGGTGAATAA
- the earP gene encoding elongation factor P maturation arginine rhamnosyltransferase EarP: protein MEINSIDIFCEVIDNYGDVGVAYRLAREFKRIYPNKKLRFIINQTEEINLIKKSNDIEIIAYKDISKIENSSDLIIETFGCEIPKEYMDKALENSRLIINLDYFSAETWVDDFHLQESFLGGNLKKYFFIPGLSEKSGGILLDNEFLERKKKVEENKKYYLEKFGINEKYDLIGSVFSYEKNFDSLIEELKKLDKKILLLILSEKTQKNFIKYFDNNNNYDKIKIVKLPFFTYDKYEELLALCDFNLVRGEDSFARALLLGKPFLWHIYPQEEKAHIKKLESFLEKYCPNDKELKETFINYNLNRDNFFYFFKKFKEIEEHNKKYANYLRENCNLMKKLIKFIENIGGKN from the coding sequence ATGGAAATAAATAGTATAGATATATTCTGTGAAGTTATTGACAATTATGGAGATGTCGGAGTAGCTTACAGATTAGCACGAGAATTTAAACGAATTTATCCAAATAAAAAATTAAGATTTATTATAAATCAAACAGAGGAAATAAATCTTATAAAGAAATCAAATGATATAGAGATTATAGCTTATAAAGATATTTCTAAAATAGAAAATTCTTCTGATTTAATAATAGAAACTTTTGGATGTGAAATTCCAAAAGAATATATGGATAAAGCATTGGAAAATTCAAGACTTATTATAAATTTAGACTATTTTTCTGCTGAAACTTGGGTAGATGATTTTCACCTTCAAGAGTCATTTTTAGGAGGAAACTTAAAAAAGTATTTTTTTATCCCAGGACTTTCTGAAAAAAGTGGAGGAATACTTTTAGATAATGAGTTTTTAGAAAGAAAGAAAAAAGTTGAAGAAAATAAAAAGTATTATTTAGAAAAGTTTGGAATTAATGAAAAATATGATTTAATAGGCTCAGTATTTTCTTATGAAAAAAATTTTGATTCTTTAATTGAAGAATTAAAAAAATTAGATAAAAAGATTCTCTTATTAATATTAAGTGAAAAAACTCAAAAAAATTTCATAAAATATTTTGATAATAACAATAATTATGATAAAATAAAAATCGTCAAGTTACCATTTTTCACTTATGATAAATATGAAGAACTTTTAGCACTATGTGATTTTAATTTAGTTAGAGGAGAAGATAGCTTTGCAAGAGCCCTACTTTTAGGAAAACCTTTCTTATGGCATATCTATCCACAAGAAGAAAAAGCACATATAAAAAAGTTAGAAAGTTTTTTAGAAAAATATTGTCCTAATGATAAAGAATTAAAAGAAACTTTTATTAATTATAATCTAAATAGAGATAATTTTTTTTATTTTTTTAAAAAATTTAAAGAAATAGAAGAACACAATAAAAAATATGCTAATTATTTAAGAGAAAATTGTAATTTAATGAAAAAATTAATAAAATTTATAGAAAATATAGGAGGAAAAAATTAA
- a CDS encoding pseudouridine synthase, whose product MRLDKFLVECGIGSRKEVKKLISNNEITVNGSNDISAKDNIDENSDIIKYNGERLEYKEFRYYVMNKKAGYITATEDFKENTVMDLLPEWVIRKDLAPVGRLDKDTEGLLLFTNDGKLNHKLLSPKNHIDKVYYVEMENNILDEDILRLEQGVDIGNYITQPAKVEKISDNKIYLTIKEGKFHQVKKMLEAVNNKVCYLKRISFGKLTLNNLTLGEVKEVNLEDII is encoded by the coding sequence ATGAGATTAGATAAATTCTTAGTTGAATGTGGTATAGGAAGTAGAAAAGAAGTTAAAAAATTAATCTCAAATAATGAAATAACTGTTAATGGTTCTAATGATATATCAGCTAAAGATAATATAGATGAAAATTCTGATATTATAAAATACAATGGGGAAAGGCTAGAATATAAGGAATTTAGATACTATGTTATGAATAAAAAAGCTGGATATATAACTGCAACAGAAGATTTTAAAGAAAATACTGTTATGGATTTATTACCAGAATGGGTAATAAGAAAAGATTTAGCACCAGTTGGTAGACTTGATAAAGATACAGAAGGCTTACTACTTTTTACAAATGACGGGAAATTAAATCATAAATTATTATCTCCTAAGAACCATATAGACAAAGTTTATTATGTTGAAATGGAAAATAACATTTTAGATGAAGATATCTTGAGGCTAGAGCAGGGAGTTGATATAGGAAATTATATCACTCAACCTGCGAAGGTCGAAAAAATATCCGATAACAAAATTTATTTAACTATTAAAGAAGGAAAATTTCATCAAGTAAAAAAAATGTTAGAAGCAGTAAATAATAAAGTTTGTTATCTAAAAAGAATAAGTTTTGGTAAATTAACATTGAATAATTTAACTTTGGGGGAAGTTAAAGAGGTTAATTTAGAAGATATAATTTAA
- a CDS encoding flavodoxin, translated as MKTIGIFYATLTKTTVGIVDEIEFFLKKDGFKTFNVKSGVKEIENFENLIFVTPTYQVGEAHAAWMNNLKKLEEIDFTGKVVGLVGLGNQFAFGESFCGGIRHLYDVVVKKGGKVVGFTSTDGYHYEETSIIEDGKFIGLALDEENQPSLTPKRIEDWITEIKKEFK; from the coding sequence ATGAAAACTATTGGTATTTTTTATGCAACTCTTACAAAAACAACAGTAGGAATTGTTGATGAAATTGAATTCTTTTTAAAGAAAGATGGTTTTAAAACTTTTAATGTAAAAAGTGGGGTTAAAGAAATAGAAAATTTTGAAAATCTTATTTTTGTTACACCTACTTATCAAGTTGGTGAGGCACATGCAGCTTGGATGAATAATTTAAAAAAATTAGAAGAAATTGATTTTACTGGTAAAGTAGTTGGACTTGTTGGACTTGGAAATCAATTTGCTTTTGGAGAATCTTTTTGTGGTGGAATAAGACATCTATATGATGTTGTAGTTAAAAAAGGTGGTAAAGTGGTTGGATTTACAAGTACTGATGGCTATCACTATGAAGAAACAAGTATTATAGAAGATGGTAAATTTATAGGACTTGCTCTTGATGAAGAAAATCAACCTAGCTTAACTCCAAAAAGAATCGAAGATTGGATAACAGAAATAAAAAAGGAATTTAAATAA
- a CDS encoding TIR domain-containing protein translates to MLEIENEAKKKYKYDAFISYRHIEPDLTIAKILHEMIEKFNIPKHLRTVSNEENSIDDKHAFRVFRDREELSTKDLSTMIEEAIANSKNLIVICSKRTSLSPWCRKEVKLFKKIHGVNNIIPVLIEGEPDEAFIDELKNLKATFINSENIEEEKDIELLAADVRPDEVKSPSFKGYEILQNSKDPKINELTKKSLDILKKSEIYRIVASMLNVNYGDLKLRHQERYLKRIIYTSVAASIAMLIFVVSVTTLYLKSVASERKANEQSSLMTLNMANEANLQGNRILGVLIAQEAMKKASPKMEKYNKLKAQYENILNNSLITLPFSNQFILPTESETVSFGISSDSKWLISSGSFNDAIIWNLENGEIKKTLTFEAPVVSIALSPDTKKSYVGTANNKIFEVNMENYEIKNVFGDSNLPAIAMRVSKNNKYLFVLRNTLIFDVFDIQNQKKLYSFTFPIDNRITGFAENPQTNNFFILRKDNSITEYDINTGETLTVHASITDPNKNFLRKMSIADNGILFYSDIQENKESLIMKNLQSGQINSVSNIGVFSSNMAINKDASLLYVSFLNNFIARFDLSNLKPNEEINISQRAIYLDTKRTQYNESIQTIVLSPDENTLAVVLNNMRVGAFTGVKNLTSNSGSEFILNEKSTHKASIDVIKFTPDSKKIITSANDYTIRVMDTESTIGKSQLLNGKIVASSRDKNSILILSGEKISKYNFDTNKEEFIATLAPKFLKILQQFAITNNVSLVALSDSTRGVSASVFDVKQDKKIYTTKSHTVKPGILPFILELQFSNDANFLFTLGPDNQLFIHDAKTGKFLFSFEDKENGEATSFVMSNDDNFVAINYLTKKSTIFSLKEKKIVQKIDGEVMAINSENNNIKAIYGQVDSKLFITKPNSEVLYYADNKIKTSTGNLKFNTINISFDGKYYISSSPKNNTVITDLITGEPIRTLYSSNSDFFISLPVISKDNKKVAYNESKDKIVIINMYSTEELSQIASKILKNRQLSEAELNSIGRRK, encoded by the coding sequence ATGCTAGAAATTGAAAATGAAGCAAAAAAAAAATATAAATACGATGCTTTTATAAGTTATAGACATATAGAACCAGATTTAACAATAGCCAAAATTCTTCATGAGATGATTGAAAAATTTAATATACCAAAACATTTAAGAACAGTATCAAATGAAGAAAATTCAATTGATGATAAACATGCATTTAGAGTTTTTCGTGATCGTGAAGAACTTTCTACAAAAGATTTAAGTACTATGATTGAAGAAGCAATAGCCAATTCTAAAAATTTAATTGTTATATGCTCAAAAAGAACTTCTCTTAGTCCTTGGTGCAGAAAAGAAGTGAAGTTATTTAAAAAGATTCATGGAGTAAACAATATTATTCCTGTTCTTATTGAAGGAGAGCCTGATGAGGCTTTTATTGATGAGTTAAAAAATTTAAAAGCAACTTTTATAAATTCTGAAAATATAGAAGAAGAAAAAGATATTGAGCTTCTTGCAGCAGATGTTAGACCTGATGAGGTAAAATCTCCTTCTTTTAAAGGATATGAAATTTTACAGAATTCAAAAGACCCTAAAATAAATGAACTCACAAAAAAATCTTTAGATATTTTAAAAAAATCAGAAATTTATAGAATAGTTGCAAGTATGCTCAATGTAAATTATGGAGATTTAAAATTAAGACATCAAGAAAGATATTTAAAAAGAATTATATACACTTCTGTTGCAGCAAGTATTGCTATGCTTATATTTGTTGTGAGTGTAACAACTTTATATTTAAAATCTGTTGCCTCTGAGAGAAAAGCTAATGAACAATCATCTCTTATGACTTTAAATATGGCAAATGAAGCAAATTTACAAGGGAACAGAATACTAGGAGTATTAATTGCTCAAGAAGCTATGAAAAAGGCATCTCCAAAAATGGAAAAATACAATAAATTAAAAGCTCAATATGAAAATATTTTAAATAATTCATTAATTACCTTACCATTTTCCAACCAATTTATTTTGCCAACAGAAAGTGAAACAGTGTCTTTTGGTATAAGTTCAGATAGTAAATGGCTAATAAGTTCAGGTTCTTTTAATGATGCTATTATTTGGAATTTAGAAAATGGAGAAATAAAAAAGACTTTAACTTTTGAAGCTCCTGTAGTTTCAATAGCACTTTCTCCAGATACTAAAAAATCTTATGTTGGGACTGCTAATAATAAAATTTTTGAAGTAAATATGGAAAATTATGAAATTAAGAATGTATTTGGAGATTCCAATCTTCCAGCAATTGCAATGAGAGTTTCAAAAAATAATAAGTATTTATTTGTTTTAAGGAATACTTTAATATTTGATGTTTTTGATATTCAAAATCAAAAAAAATTATATTCATTTACTTTTCCTATTGATAATAGGATAACTGGATTTGCAGAAAATCCTCAAACGAATAATTTTTTTATTTTAAGAAAAGATAATTCTATAACAGAATATGATATAAATACAGGAGAAACTTTAACTGTCCATGCTTCGATAACAGATCCTAACAAGAATTTTTTGAGAAAAATGTCTATTGCAGATAATGGAATTCTCTTTTATTCTGATATTCAAGAAAATAAAGAAAGTCTTATTATGAAAAATCTTCAATCAGGACAAATTAATTCTGTTTCAAATATTGGAGTATTTTCTTCAAATATGGCAATAAATAAAGATGCTTCTCTATTATATGTAAGTTTTCTTAATAATTTTATTGCAAGATTTGATTTGTCAAATTTAAAACCTAATGAAGAAATAAATATTTCTCAAAGAGCAATATATCTGGATACAAAACGGACTCAATACAATGAAAGTATACAAACTATTGTTTTAAGTCCTGATGAAAACACTCTTGCTGTTGTTTTAAATAATATGAGAGTTGGTGCATTTACTGGAGTAAAAAATCTAACATCTAATTCTGGTTCTGAATTTATTTTAAATGAAAAGAGTACACATAAAGCTTCCATTGATGTTATAAAATTTACTCCAGATAGTAAAAAAATTATTACATCTGCAAATGATTATACAATAAGAGTTATGGATACAGAGTCAACAATAGGAAAAAGTCAATTATTAAATGGAAAAATAGTTGCTTCTTCAAGAGATAAAAATTCTATTCTTATTTTATCTGGTGAAAAAATTTCAAAATATAATTTTGACACAAATAAAGAAGAATTTATTGCAACTCTTGCTCCTAAATTTCTTAAAATACTTCAGCAATTTGCTATCACGAATAATGTTTCACTAGTGGCTCTATCTGATAGTACAAGAGGCGTATCTGCCAGTGTTTTTGATGTAAAGCAAGATAAAAAAATATACACTACGAAATCTCATACTGTCAAGCCAGGAATATTACCTTTTATTTTAGAATTACAATTTAGTAATGATGCTAATTTCTTATTTACACTAGGACCTGACAATCAATTATTTATCCATGATGCAAAAACAGGAAAATTTCTTTTTTCGTTTGAAGATAAAGAAAATGGAGAGGCTACTTCATTTGTGATGAGTAATGATGATAATTTTGTTGCTATAAACTATCTTACAAAAAAATCAACAATTTTCTCTCTTAAAGAAAAAAAAATTGTACAAAAAATAGATGGGGAAGTTATGGCTATAAATAGTGAAAATAATAATATCAAAGCAATATATGGTCAAGTGGATAGTAAATTGTTTATAACAAAACCAAATAGTGAGGTTTTATACTATGCTGATAATAAAATAAAAACTAGTACTGGAAATTTAAAATTTAATACCATAAATATCTCATTTGATGGAAAGTACTATATTTCAAGTAGTCCTAAAAATAATACAGTTATAACAGACTTAATTACAGGAGAACCTATAAGAACTCTTTATAGTAGTAATAGTGATTTTTTTATTTCACTTCCTGTTATAAGTAAAGATAATAAAAAAGTTGCTTACAATGAAAGCAAAGACAAAATAGTTATAATAAATATGTACTCCACAGAGGAACTTTCTCAAATAGCAAGTAAAATCTTAAAAAACAGACAGTTGAGTGAAGCAGAGTTAAATTCTATTGGAAGGAGAAAATAG